The sequence TTGGCTTGAATACCAACCGAAATTTCTGGTTGGTCTTGGCTTTCACTGGTGAAAATTGCCAAAGGATTTGGATTTTCGAAAGATAAATCGCGAATGTACTGAGCGCGAACTGTTGTTGATGCAGCTGGAGCTGCAGAATTTAGTTGAGTCATAACAGGAATCTCCTAAAATTATTAAGTTTCTGATCTAGAGTCTACCAATTGCAAGTCAACGTCGTCTACTATAATATATACTTAAGTGTGGTATTTTGAGGCATAAACAAGTGGGTCCCCTATTGGAATTAATATTTTTTGCACTGTTGTCCGCTTATATCTTTTATCGATTATGGTCCGTTTTGGGCCAAGAAAATGAAGCGGACAAAGAACGGCGTGAACAAAAAAAGCGCCAATTTGAAGCTATGATTGAAGATAATGTGATTCCATTACCGAATCGCCACAGTAAAGAACGAGTAAGCGAGATTGAAGAAAAAGACTTAAAATCAGGGGTGCGTGAAGCTCTGCGAATTCTGAGAGAACGCGATCCAAGCTTTAATTTCTCTCACTTTCTTAAGGGAGCAAAAGGAGCCTATGAAATGGTTTCTGAAGCTTTTGCAAAGGGAGAGCTAGAAACCCTCAAATTGCTTTTATTGCCGAAAGTTTACGATGCCTTCGCCAAAGAAGTTGAGGAGCGTCAGCGTCGTGGTGAATCCTATGAAGTCAAAATTGAGCGGTTTGATCGCGTTGATGTGGATGCTATTGAAATCCATGGTGAAGATATCCTCATAACAGTTCGATTCCGGACTCGGCAGGTCATGGTGACAAAAAATTCTGCTGGTGAGATTATTGAAAATCAGGCACAAATAAGTATCCCAGTCACTGAAATTTGGACGTTCACCCGCATGATTGGGTCTAATGAGCCCAATTGGTATTTAAGCCGCACCCAAAACGCTTAAAGTCCATCTTATAGATCAGAGATCCTTATGAATAAAAATATTTTCTTGATATCCAAGCAACCTGGAGCTGCCGGAATTTTAGCTTGCCGATTTGGTCAGATCTCTGATGGTTTTTCGATACCACGAGCGCGTTCCGTCAAAGAAGGAAGGACGGGGGAAAAGATGGCTAGAAAAAGGAGCATCAAGGCCAACCTTTTCAGCTTATTGGGGTATGGAATCGCCTTACTCCTTACAGGCTGTGCCCCTAAAATTGAACGTGAATTAACCCCCGTATCATTTTCGTCCTTACCCGGATGGGAAGAAGACAAGCAATTACTGGCATTGCCAGCGCTTCACAAATCTTGTCAGGTCATTCTAAAAAAATCGCCTGGGGCACCTATGGTCACCCAGGCAGATGGTAGTGGGCGGGCTGGCGATTGGTTTGGGTTCTGTAAAAAATTACAATCAAATAACTTCAAATCCCATAAACAACTGCGCGGTTTCCTAGAGACACATATCTCTCCTTATCAAATTGCAGCGTCTGGCAATACTGAGGGGGTTTTTACAGGCTATTATGAACCAATTTTAAATGGATCATTAAGGCGCCATGGCAAATATCAAACCCCTTTGTATAAAATGCCAGGTAAAGGCATTAACTATAAAATTCCAAGGTCCAGAATCGTCAAGGGTGCTTTAAAGGGGCGGGGGCTAGAGTTGGTGTGGGTGGATGATCCCGTCGAAGCTTTTTTCCTCCAAGTCCAAGGATCGGGACGGATTCGATTAGACAACGGTCGTGAAATAAAACTTGGCTATGCTGGTCAAAATGGCTATCCGTACTTTCCAATTGGTAAGGCTTTATTAGATAAAGGTGCCTTGCAACATGGACATGTTACTATGCAAAGCATTAAAAAATGGCTCCATGCTCATCCTCGTCAAGCTGAATCGATTATGTCGCAAAATCAATCCTATGTCTTTTTCAAGATCAATAACACCCCAGGCGGCCCAATCGGCAGCCATGGCGTTCCTTTAACACCGCACCGTAGCATGGCCATTGATCGATCATTTATCAGCTTAGGGACGCCTGTGTGGCTCCATGCAACTCATCCCGATCATCATAAACCTTATCTCAAAAAACTGATGGTGGCTCAAGATACCGGCGGCGCTATTAAAGGTGCTGTTCGTGGAGACTACTTCTGGGGAAGTGGTAGTGCGGCCGCAACTTACGCGGGAGCAATGAATGCCAAAGGTCATTTATACGTTCTCCTTCCCCGATAGACGACATGAAAAATCCACCTAAAGATAGCCATTTATGGCAAGAACTGATTAAGGGGATAAAACCCCTTAAACATCGCCCGCCCCATCTTGAAAGGCCGTCACAACCCGTGGACGCTGTAAAAATTAACAAAATCCGTCTACGAGAATATTTTGACCGCCATAGTCAC is a genomic window of Candidatus Paracaedibacter acanthamoebae containing:
- a CDS encoding Tim44/TimA family putative adaptor protein; this translates as MELIFFALLSAYIFYRLWSVLGQENEADKERREQKKRQFEAMIEDNVIPLPNRHSKERVSEIEEKDLKSGVREALRILRERDPSFNFSHFLKGAKGAYEMVSEAFAKGELETLKLLLLPKVYDAFAKEVEERQRRGESYEVKIERFDRVDVDAIEIHGEDILITVRFRTRQVMVTKNSAGEIIENQAQISIPVTEIWTFTRMIGSNEPNWYLSRTQNA
- a CDS encoding murein transglycosylase A, whose product is MNKNIFLISKQPGAAGILACRFGQISDGFSIPRARSVKEGRTGEKMARKRSIKANLFSLLGYGIALLLTGCAPKIERELTPVSFSSLPGWEEDKQLLALPALHKSCQVILKKSPGAPMVTQADGSGRAGDWFGFCKKLQSNNFKSHKQLRGFLETHISPYQIAASGNTEGVFTGYYEPILNGSLRRHGKYQTPLYKMPGKGINYKIPRSRIVKGALKGRGLELVWVDDPVEAFFLQVQGSGRIRLDNGREIKLGYAGQNGYPYFPIGKALLDKGALQHGHVTMQSIKKWLHAHPRQAESIMSQNQSYVFFKINNTPGGPIGSHGVPLTPHRSMAIDRSFISLGTPVWLHATHPDHHKPYLKKLMVAQDTGGAIKGAVRGDYFWGSGSAAATYAGAMNAKGHLYVLLPR